Proteins encoded together in one Pelodiscus sinensis isolate JC-2024 unplaced genomic scaffold, ASM4963464v1 ctg63, whole genome shotgun sequence window:
- the H2BK1 gene encoding histone H2B type 2-K1 yields the protein MSAEAGKRRGRAPTPASGDKKSKRKVKRKETYSVYIYKVLKQVHPDTGISSKAMSIMNSFVNDVFERIATEASRLAQYNKRSTITSREVQTAVRLLLPGELAKHAVSEGTKAVTKYTSSK from the exons ATGAGTGCAGAAGCTGGGAAGAGGCGAGGCAgagccccaaccccagcctctGGGGACAAGAAGTCCAAGCGGAAGGTGAAGCGGAAGGAGACCTATTCAGTCTATATCTACAAAGTGCTGAAGCAG GTTCACCCTGACACTGGCATCTCCTCGAAAGCCATGAGCATCATGAACTCCTTTGTGAACGACGTCTTTGAGCGCATCGCCACGGAGGCCTCGCGCCTGGCGCAGTACAACAAGCGCTCCACCATCACCAGCCGTGAGGTGCAGACGGCCGTGCGCCTGCTGCTGCCGGGGGAACTGGCCAAGCACGCCGTGTCGGAGGGCACCAAAGCTGTCACCAAGTACACCAGCAGCAAGTGA